The genomic stretch TGACAAGTATGTGTAATCATAATCTAATTTTTTACTAATAAAATCTGAAAAGTTTACTCTTGGTACTTCATCAGAATAGTGTATCATTTCTATAACTATGGTTTTTATCTTATCGATAAGAATACTTTTTTTATCATCTAATAATTCCAAACCAGACACCGCTAAATTTAATTTCAGTTTTTCCTTTACCTCATCAGTAATGTTCTCATTAATTTCAATCATACCAAGTTGAATGCTTGTATATTGTAATCCTAGCTTTTCTATTTCCAGTTTTACCATGAGTTTACATCGTAAGCTTACCATGTATTTGATATATAATTTCATTGTTGAATCTGACTTTCTGTAATGTACCTTTAAATCTACCATTACAATGAGATTCCG from Kordia antarctica encodes the following:
- a CDS encoding helix-turn-helix domain-containing protein — protein: MKLYIKYMVSLRCKLMVKLEIEKLGLQYTSIQLGMIEINENITDEVKEKLKLNLAVSGLELLDDKKSILIDKIKTIVIEMIHYSDEVPRVNFSDFISKKLDYDYTYLSNIFSEVNGITIQHFIIKHKIEKAKELILYDELNLTEIAYRLHYSSVAHLSNQFKKVTGQTPSFYKKISEKRKSNLENL